The genomic window GGCAGATATCCCTTCCGTCCTCACCGGAAAGCCACATATCCATCAGGATAACATCAGGTTTAGACTGTGAATTCAAGGCATTGAGCATATCTGATCCTTTATAGAACTTGGCAACGCTTAATCCTTCGAGTTCCATCATCATTTCAATAGAATCAACAATTGCAGGACTGTCATCCAAGACTAAAATTTGTGTAGAAGTAGACATGTTTTATATTTTAATTTTAGGTATCTCGAAGCAAAAATCAGACCCATTTCCTTCTACAGAATGAACATAAATTCTGCCGCCCGTTCTTTTAATAATTTCTGATGAGATGTAAAGCCCTAAGCCTAAGCCCGGAAACGTATGTTCTTTGGTGCCGCTTACCCGGTAATACTGCTCAAAAACTTTTTGCTGCTTATCCTGTGGGATCCCAATCCCGAAATCCCTTACACTGAATTTTATCATATTATCCTTCAGTTCAGTAGATACAATAACTTCATCGGCGTCGGGAGAATATTTAATCGCATTGCTGATCAGATTGCTCATCACCTGCGAAATCCGGTGTCGGTCTGCCGTTACATTTCCGATCTCATTTTTATAAAAGATAATCTTATGCCTTGCAGTCATCTGCTGCTCGACAACAATGTCTTCCGCAAGCTGGTCAAAATCAAATTCAGATTCATTCAGCTGGATTTTTCCGTTCTGAATTTTGGTAACATCCAGCAAATCATTTACAAGCTCGGTAAGGGTATCAATCTGCCTGTTCATCCTTTTGGCCACCTCAGCATTCCTGAAATCTCCCTGCTTGTTGAGGTTGGTTTCGATAAACTGGGTATACAGTTTCAGGCTGGTAAGCGGAGTTTTCAGCTCATGGCTGGCAATCCCTAGGAAATTGTCTTTTTGGGTCTGCAGCTGTTTAAAATCATCAATATCAGTAAAAGTTCCGGTCCATTGGCTGATCTCTCCATTATGATCGAAATTGGCAACCGCTCTTCCCAGGAACCAACGGTACACTTCAGGGTTACCGGGGTCTGCAAACTCATATTCCACTTCAAAAGGTTTTCCTGTTTTTAAGCTTTCTTCCCAGATTTTCAAAATCCTCGAATAAACTTCCGGCCTGATCACTTTTCTTATGGCTTCATTGGGATCTTCATCTTTAGCAAAGCCCATATGCTTGTACCAATTGTCATTCATGTAATTGATCCTGCCGTTCTTATCGCTCGTCCATACAAACTGGGGCATGGAATCGGCCAGGTCGCGGTATTTTTTCTCTCTTTCCTGTACCTCTTTCCGGGTAGCCACCAGATCGGTAACGTTAACGGCTACATTATAAATGGCGTATACTTCACCGGCAGCATTTTTAAGCGGCTTATAAGAAAAATTATAATAAAAAGTCTGAAGCTTACCATCCACTACAAGATCTGCCGAATCTTCCGTGGCCGTGTAGGATTGCCCGGTCTTGAAGATATCCCTCAGGATACCGATAAAAGGCTGTCCTTCAAGCTCAGGAAGCGCATCTTCCAGCTTCATTCCGATTACGGAAGCATCTTTTCCCCATGTTTTCAGCATCGGTTCATTGGCCAGCTCAATATAAAGATCATCGGTTCGGTAAATTGCAATACAATAATCTGATTTTTTAATAAGATCCTCAAAACGGTATTCGCTGTCGAGCAGCTTCCGTTCTGAGATCACCTGATCGGTAACTTCCGTGGCCACGACACTTACCCCGATAATTTTTTGCTCATCGTTATAAACCGGGGAATAGATAAAATCGAAAAAATGTTCTTCATAGCTTCCATATTTATCTAAAAAAACAGGCCATCGATTTCCGTTGAAAATTTCCCCTTTGCGATAAACATTATTCAGGATTTCTTCAAATCCCTGATCTTTCACTTCCGGAATCGCCTCAAATACAGGCATTCCGATTACCGATTCATCCCTCCCCCAAAGTCCGAGCATCTGCTCATTGGCATTACTGATGATAAAATCGTCGCCCATCAGCAGAGAC from Chryseobacterium sp. SORGH_AS_0447 includes these protein-coding regions:
- a CDS encoding PAS domain-containing sensor histidine kinase → MKNISNQKISHDSLVTLFSQAPVAMSLLMGDDFIISNANEQMLGLWGRDESVIGMPVFEAIPEVKDQGFEEILNNVYRKGEIFNGNRWPVFLDKYGSYEEHFFDFIYSPVYNDEQKIIGVSVVATEVTDQVISERKLLDSEYRFEDLIKKSDYCIAIYRTDDLYIELANEPMLKTWGKDASVIGMKLEDALPELEGQPFIGILRDIFKTGQSYTATEDSADLVVDGKLQTFYYNFSYKPLKNAAGEVYAIYNVAVNVTDLVATRKEVQEREKKYRDLADSMPQFVWTSDKNGRINYMNDNWYKHMGFAKDEDPNEAIRKVIRPEVYSRILKIWEESLKTGKPFEVEYEFADPGNPEVYRWFLGRAVANFDHNGEISQWTGTFTDIDDFKQLQTQKDNFLGIASHELKTPLTSLKLYTQFIETNLNKQGDFRNAEVAKRMNRQIDTLTELVNDLLDVTKIQNGKIQLNESEFDFDQLAEDIVVEQQMTARHKIIFYKNEIGNVTADRHRISQVMSNLISNAIKYSPDADEVIVSTELKDNMIKFSVRDFGIGIPQDKQQKVFEQYYRVSGTKEHTFPGLGLGLYISSEIIKRTGGRIYVHSVEGNGSDFCFEIPKIKI
- a CDS encoding response regulator transcription factor; this translates as MSTSTQILVLDDSPAIVDSIEMMMELEGLSVAKFYKGSDMLNALNSQSKPDVILMDMWLSGEDGRDICRTIRADENLCDIPVLIMSASRGLEQSALDAGANDFIAKPFDMGDMITRVRTYIKEI